From the genome of Leptospiraceae bacterium, one region includes:
- a CDS encoding cold-shock protein: MEQGTVKWFNKTKGYGFISMDSGNDIFVHYSEIERDGFKELRDGERVEFEIVQGKKGPSAAKVRSIG; the protein is encoded by the coding sequence TTGGAACAGGGAACTGTTAAATGGTTTAATAAAACGAAAGGTTATGGCTTCATTTCCATGGATAGCGGAAATGATATTTTTGTACATTACTCTGAAATTGAAAGGGATGGCTTCAAAGAGCTAAGAGATGGAGAAAGAGTAGAATTCGAAATCGTTCAGGGGAAAAAGGGACCCTCAGCTGCTAAAGTCAGATCCATAGGTTAA